One stretch of Bordetella avium DNA includes these proteins:
- a CDS encoding 3-hydroxyacyl-CoA dehydrogenase family protein yields MSARIAVIGAGLMGHGIAQTFMVAGFEVSIWDPAEAARASVKTRIAEHLALMGLAHQPVEVRVCDSLEACVEGCDLLIEAVPEKMDIKRALLAAVNALHPECIIATNTSVLRITEIAEGSLHPERVVGTHWWNPPYLIPVVEVVRGEQTSEAVAQQVSAWLTQAGKTPVDVYRDVPGFVGNRMQFALMREAAYLVEEGICSAETVDLVASLTFGRRMAAVGPLRNADFIGLDLVCNIMDYLSPSLSDAKTAPALFRERVAAGQLGAKSGAGVYAWAGSDRDETEKQLLLHLIAAERAAS; encoded by the coding sequence ATGAGCGCGCGTATCGCCGTCATCGGCGCCGGCCTCATGGGGCACGGCATTGCCCAGACCTTTATGGTTGCCGGTTTCGAGGTGTCCATCTGGGACCCGGCAGAGGCGGCTCGGGCATCCGTCAAAACGCGTATCGCCGAGCATCTGGCCTTGATGGGGCTGGCGCATCAGCCGGTCGAGGTCCGGGTGTGCGACAGCCTGGAGGCCTGTGTGGAGGGCTGCGATCTTCTGATCGAGGCCGTGCCAGAAAAAATGGACATCAAGCGCGCCCTTCTGGCCGCCGTCAATGCCCTGCATCCCGAGTGCATCATCGCTACCAATACCTCGGTGTTACGCATCACTGAAATCGCCGAAGGCAGCCTGCATCCCGAGCGTGTGGTCGGCACCCATTGGTGGAACCCGCCCTATCTCATTCCGGTGGTGGAAGTGGTGCGTGGCGAGCAGACCAGCGAGGCGGTGGCCCAGCAGGTGTCGGCCTGGCTCACCCAGGCGGGCAAGACACCGGTGGATGTGTATCGCGATGTGCCGGGATTTGTCGGTAACCGCATGCAGTTCGCGCTCATGCGCGAAGCGGCCTACCTGGTCGAGGAGGGCATTTGTTCGGCCGAGACCGTGGATCTGGTGGCGAGCTTGACCTTCGGTCGCCGGATGGCTGCCGTGGGCCCGCTGCGCAATGCCGATTTCATTGGTCTGGACCTGGTGTGCAACATCATGGATTACCTCTCGCCTAGCCTGTCGGACGCCAAAACGGCGCCTGCGCTGTTCCGTGAACGCGTCGCGGCAGGGCAATTGGGCGCCAAGTCGGGCGCCGGGGTGTACGCATGGGCGGGGTCGGATCGCGACGAGACGGAAAAACAGTTGCTCCTGCATTTGATTGCCGCAGAGCGCGCAGCGTCTTGA
- a CDS encoding flavin-containing monooxygenase, giving the protein MKANHAAPRTETEVLIIGSGFSGLGMAVALKRQGKHDFLVLERANDVGGTWRDNAYPGAACDIQSHLYSYSFRPNPRWSRVYAPQSEIHQYLRDTASDEGIGEHLRFGANVTQAVWDAQAGAWMVDTTAGGFKARVLISAAGHLSDPSYPDIEGMDTFKGRTFHSAKWDAGYDFSGKRIGVIGTGASAIQIVPELAREAAQLTVFQRSAPYVIPRRDHVYSEAEKGLFERFPEAAQELRDELFWGNESRFPQRRQVPAFIDQITAMALGHLRQQVPDAALRQKLTPHYAIGCKRVLISNDYYPTLQRSNVALETAGIARIDADGVILKNDERVDLDLLVVATGFEATELPIAQLIRGQGGVLLADQWQAGGQAFACTAVSGFPNLFLMLGPNTGLGAGSMVFMIETQINYIQGAVDFILDSGAVVDPDPQAQQAYVESIYRRSAGTVWLEGGCSSWYLHPESGRLTALWPDFMTQFRKENGSFSAQGYQVSPACQEQGA; this is encoded by the coding sequence ATGAAAGCAAATCACGCGGCGCCGCGCACTGAAACCGAGGTCTTGATCATTGGATCGGGATTCTCCGGCCTGGGTATGGCCGTGGCGCTCAAGCGCCAGGGCAAACATGATTTCCTCGTGCTGGAACGCGCCAACGACGTGGGCGGCACCTGGCGCGATAACGCCTATCCAGGCGCCGCCTGCGATATCCAGTCCCATCTCTATTCCTATTCCTTTCGCCCCAATCCGCGATGGAGCCGCGTGTATGCGCCCCAGTCGGAGATTCATCAATATCTGCGCGATACGGCAAGCGATGAGGGGATAGGGGAACACCTGCGCTTTGGCGCCAACGTCACCCAGGCTGTCTGGGATGCGCAGGCGGGGGCCTGGATGGTGGACACCACGGCGGGCGGCTTCAAGGCGCGCGTACTGATCTCGGCGGCGGGTCATCTCTCTGATCCTTCCTATCCCGATATCGAGGGGATGGATACCTTCAAGGGGCGGACCTTCCACTCGGCCAAATGGGATGCCGGCTATGACTTCTCGGGCAAGCGCATCGGGGTCATCGGCACGGGCGCATCGGCCATTCAGATCGTGCCCGAGCTGGCACGCGAGGCGGCGCAGCTGACGGTATTCCAGCGCTCGGCGCCCTATGTGATCCCGCGCCGCGACCACGTCTACAGCGAGGCCGAGAAAGGCCTGTTCGAACGCTTTCCCGAAGCGGCGCAGGAGCTGCGCGATGAGCTGTTCTGGGGCAATGAAAGCCGCTTTCCGCAGCGCCGTCAGGTGCCCGCCTTCATTGATCAGATTACCGCGATGGCCCTGGGGCATCTGCGCCAGCAAGTGCCGGACGCCGCATTGCGCCAGAAACTGACGCCGCATTACGCCATCGGCTGCAAGCGCGTGCTGATTTCCAATGATTACTATCCCACGCTACAGCGTTCCAATGTCGCGTTGGAAACAGCGGGCATTGCGCGCATCGATGCCGATGGCGTCATTCTCAAGAACGATGAGCGCGTGGATCTGGACCTGTTGGTGGTGGCTACCGGCTTTGAAGCCACCGAGCTGCCCATCGCTCAGCTCATCCGTGGTCAGGGGGGCGTGTTGTTGGCCGATCAGTGGCAGGCGGGCGGGCAGGCGTTCGCCTGCACGGCGGTCTCGGGCTTTCCCAACCTCTTTCTCATGTTGGGGCCCAACACGGGTTTAGGCGCGGGGTCCATGGTTTTCATGATTGAAACCCAGATCAACTACATCCAGGGGGCGGTCGACTTCATTCTGGATTCCGGCGCGGTGGTGGACCCCGACCCGCAGGCGCAACAGGCCTATGTCGAAAGCATTTACCGACGCAGTGCCGGCACAGTCTGGCTAGAAGGCGGGTGCAGCAGTTGGTATCTGCATCCGGAAAGCGGCAGGCTTACCGCCTTGTGGCCGGACTTCATGACCCAGTTCCGCAAGGAAAACGGCAGTTTCTCTGCGCAGGGCTACCAGGTGTCGCCGGCCTGCCAGGAGCAAGGCGCATGA
- a CDS encoding alpha/beta fold hydrolase, which translates to MTLMKDVYTGSVRVDDVPVTYHDSAPAAADAATIVLLHGTGGSAQNNFWALFPMLAMRHRVVALDFVDPELPEAQPYLDQVLAVVEACCGSRPVHLVGYSFGAVIAALLAARHGRRLASLTLVAGWLKTDTQQKLRNTIWRSLYESGHEAIAPFSVFTNFSSSFLNAKNEAELEALIQAVRTGPDRSRKMAFNRQVDIGDEVATIDVPSLVIGCKHDQMAPIRHSRLLFGSIKNCRYAEINSGHGVVHERPSELFTMIDNFVRQPDGWPAGHVVQNSHA; encoded by the coding sequence ATGACTTTGATGAAAGATGTATATACGGGCAGTGTGCGGGTGGACGATGTCCCTGTCACTTACCATGACTCCGCGCCCGCCGCCGCCGATGCCGCAACGATTGTGTTGCTGCATGGCACGGGCGGGTCGGCGCAAAACAATTTCTGGGCGCTCTTTCCCATGCTGGCTATGCGTCATCGCGTCGTGGCGCTGGACTTCGTCGATCCCGAACTGCCCGAGGCCCAGCCCTATCTAGACCAGGTGCTCGCGGTCGTGGAAGCTTGCTGCGGCAGCCGTCCTGTTCACCTCGTGGGCTATTCCTTCGGCGCGGTTATCGCCGCGCTGCTGGCGGCGCGTCACGGGCGCCGGCTGGCCTCCCTGACGCTGGTGGCAGGGTGGCTGAAAACCGACACTCAGCAAAAGCTGCGCAACACGATATGGCGCAGTCTTTATGAAAGCGGGCATGAGGCCATCGCGCCGTTTTCGGTATTCACCAACTTCAGCTCAAGCTTTCTCAATGCCAAGAACGAGGCTGAGCTTGAAGCCTTGATCCAGGCGGTTCGTACCGGACCCGATCGGTCGCGCAAAATGGCGTTCAATCGTCAGGTCGATATCGGCGACGAGGTGGCCACCATCGACGTGCCCAGTCTGGTCATCGGCTGCAAGCATGATCAGATGGCGCCCATACGGCATTCGCGGCTGTTGTTCGGCAGTATTAAGAATTGCCGTTACGCCGAGATTAATTCCGGCCATGGCGTCGTCCACGAGCGGCCCTCAGAACTCTTCACCATGATCGACAACTTTGTGCGGCAGCCCGATGGCTGGCCGGCCGGGCATGTCGTGCAGAATAGCCACGCCTGA
- a CDS encoding Bug family tripartite tricarboxylate transporter substrate binding protein, with translation MIKALGAVLGTAALLLGAAQASAADWPSQPIRMVIPFAPGGTTDILGRMMAEGLGKELGVTVIAENIAGANGNLGAQTVLRAKPDGNTLMLGTPGPMIVNKYVYKNLSFDPKTAFAPVILVAALPNVLMVGPKSGIKSVAELIEQARAKPAGLTFGSPSVGSSGHVSTELFKLKSQIDAVHVPYKGSSPMLVDLMSGNTDFTIDQISSALAFIQAGKLNALAVTSRQRSPQLPDVPTLREAGFPDYEVSVWFSVAAPAETHKDRVSKLNAALNKVLADPAVKARIVALGAQPLGGSPDDLKAQILAEEKNIQAVTQVVNFEN, from the coding sequence ATGATCAAAGCTTTGGGAGCGGTCTTGGGGACGGCGGCCTTGCTGCTGGGAGCGGCACAGGCAAGCGCGGCGGACTGGCCGTCGCAGCCGATACGGATGGTGATTCCCTTCGCGCCTGGCGGCACGACGGACATCCTGGGCCGCATGATGGCCGAGGGCCTTGGCAAGGAACTGGGCGTGACCGTCATTGCCGAGAACATTGCCGGCGCCAACGGCAATCTGGGCGCTCAAACGGTATTGCGCGCCAAGCCGGACGGCAACACCTTGATGCTGGGCACGCCGGGTCCGATGATCGTCAACAAATACGTGTACAAAAACCTGAGCTTCGACCCCAAGACGGCCTTCGCGCCCGTGATTCTGGTGGCCGCACTTCCCAATGTGTTGATGGTCGGTCCCAAGTCGGGAATCAAGAGCGTGGCCGAACTCATTGAACAGGCCCGGGCCAAGCCGGCGGGCCTGACGTTTGGCAGCCCCAGCGTGGGTTCCAGCGGCCATGTATCGACGGAACTCTTCAAGCTGAAGTCGCAGATCGACGCTGTGCATGTGCCGTACAAGGGCAGCTCGCCCATGCTGGTCGATCTGATGAGCGGCAACACGGATTTCACCATAGACCAGATATCGTCAGCGCTGGCTTTCATCCAGGCCGGCAAATTAAACGCCTTGGCTGTCACCTCGCGTCAGCGCTCGCCGCAATTGCCCGATGTGCCCACGCTGCGCGAGGCAGGTTTTCCCGATTACGAGGTGTCGGTGTGGTTCAGTGTCGCCGCGCCTGCCGAGACACACAAAGACAGGGTAAGCAAGCTGAATGCGGCCCTGAATAAGGTGTTGGCCGACCCTGCCGTGAAAGCGCGCATTGTTGCGCTCGGCGCCCAGCCCTTGGGCGGCTCACCAGATGATCTCAAAGCCCAAATTCTGGCCGAAGAAAAAAATATCCAGGCGGTCACCCAGGTCGTCAATTTTGAAAACTGA
- a CDS encoding SDR family NAD(P)-dependent oxidoreductase codes for MDLGIENQVALVTGAGNGIGLACARALAREGCRVVVADIDAAAAGSAAQDITRARGQALALALDVSRPEPVRQAVAEVLAHWGGIDILVNNAGFSRDGPIGVMSDAQWADVMNVNLTGQFHCIREIAPHMAARGYGRIVNMASRAHFGDVNKANYAASKAGVIGLTRALAIELGQSGVTVNAVAPGIIQTERLSRLPQFADIRARSLAGMPIKRMGQPEEVADAVVFLASARSGFITGEVLHISGGRYG; via the coding sequence ATGGACTTGGGTATCGAGAATCAGGTGGCGCTCGTTACGGGCGCGGGCAATGGGATAGGCCTGGCCTGCGCTCGGGCCTTGGCGCGCGAAGGCTGCCGCGTCGTGGTGGCGGATATCGATGCTGCGGCAGCCGGGTCCGCCGCCCAGGACATCACGCGAGCGAGAGGCCAGGCCCTGGCCCTGGCTCTGGACGTGAGCCGGCCCGAGCCGGTGCGCCAGGCCGTGGCCGAGGTGTTGGCGCACTGGGGCGGCATCGATATTTTGGTCAATAACGCAGGATTTTCGCGCGATGGTCCTATCGGCGTCATGAGCGACGCGCAATGGGCCGATGTCATGAACGTCAATCTGACAGGCCAGTTTCACTGCATTCGCGAGATCGCGCCGCACATGGCCGCACGCGGCTATGGCCGCATTGTGAATATGGCTTCACGGGCGCACTTTGGCGATGTCAACAAAGCGAACTATGCCGCGTCCAAGGCGGGCGTCATCGGCCTGACCCGCGCGCTGGCGATCGAGTTGGGCCAGAGCGGCGTGACCGTCAACGCCGTGGCGCCGGGCATTATCCAGACCGAGCGATTGAGCCGACTGCCTCAGTTCGCGGACATTCGGGCGCGGTCACTGGCCGGCATGCCGATCAAGCGCATGGGTCAGCCCGAAGAAGTCGCCGACGCGGTGGTTTTTCTGGCGTCGGCGCGAAGCGGTTTCATCACAGGCGAAGTCCTGCATATCAGCGGCGGGCGTTACGGCTGA
- a CDS encoding IclR family transcriptional regulator, translating into MTASTKGAQAVFRALSLLRLISRCHPQGIGIAELAAEAGLDRSTAYRLASSLVEFGLAERDPMRNYRLGVEAMQLGLAAMRSAPVVERLRPIMRRLARRTEDTVFLVVRNGDYGHCLHCEEGSYPVKALVLRVGGMRVLGIGSAGITLLSNLPDDEIAALYQRHQDEFDPRGLSLGDLRKLVQQTRRRGHADTADLVADGVSGVGMRFEFASGSQAAISVAAIRSRMSAERKSWIAQLIAEELQQGDFIPTFVHRD; encoded by the coding sequence ATGACCGCCTCCACCAAGGGCGCGCAGGCCGTGTTTCGCGCGCTTAGCCTCCTGCGCCTTATCTCGCGCTGCCACCCGCAGGGCATAGGGATTGCCGAGCTGGCCGCCGAAGCCGGGCTGGACCGCTCTACCGCTTACCGGCTGGCTTCCAGTCTGGTTGAGTTTGGCCTGGCCGAGCGCGATCCGATGCGCAATTACCGCTTGGGCGTCGAGGCCATGCAGCTGGGCTTGGCGGCCATGCGTTCTGCGCCCGTCGTAGAGCGTCTGCGGCCCATCATGCGCCGGCTGGCGCGGCGCACCGAAGACACGGTTTTTCTGGTCGTGCGCAATGGCGACTATGGCCATTGCCTGCATTGCGAAGAAGGCAGTTACCCCGTCAAAGCCTTGGTATTGCGGGTGGGCGGCATGCGCGTGCTGGGTATCGGTTCTGCGGGCATCACCCTGTTGTCGAATCTGCCCGACGATGAGATCGCTGCGCTGTATCAACGCCACCAGGACGAATTCGATCCGCGCGGGCTAAGCCTGGGTGATTTGCGCAAGCTGGTGCAGCAGACCCGCCGGCGCGGCCATGCCGATACCGCCGATCTGGTGGCTGACGGTGTGAGCGGGGTGGGCATGCGTTTTGAGTTCGCCAGCGGCAGTCAGGCCGCGATCAGCGTGGCCGCCATCCGCAGCCGCATGTCTGCCGAGCGCAAGAGCTGGATCGCGCAGCTGATTGCCGAAGAACTGCAACAGGGCGACTTCATCCCCACTTTCGTTCATAGGGATTGA
- a CDS encoding MmgE/PrpD family protein gives MSAVSTIPLARQYVDQAYSWRFADAPEPVRQVLRNCLLYNLTMGLAVDPADDPLDDILAGLAQESGGSSLLGGRGRRSPRDAAFINAGLITARGQNDTHPEVVTHIGCVVIPAVLALAEACAPEDLWDALLLGYELIPRLALGLADETSRRGFRATPLYGVLGAAVACARVLRLPASQAVSALAIAAQHASGTLQPWADGSQEWRLQVAKASRDAVVSALLARAGMQGAPACLEGASGFSRAYAGRSAMAQGAGLQDWQLPRMTFKPYPGCAFNQSPVHALRALLERIPADQVVALEVAMNPQDAAYPGIDAYGPFASPSGAIMSAPFMLAATLQDGQPGMAHFTRQFAAGPLHARSAMVRVRACATLDRWACRLSLTLASGAVYAGAHDGNFVLDRKQTLALCQGLAREWPERRVSVEALAAAVERDAWQAWRIAAYDHDVIIPSPLS, from the coding sequence ATGTCCGCTGTGTCGACGATTCCGCTTGCCCGCCAGTATGTAGACCAGGCCTATTCCTGGCGTTTTGCGGATGCGCCCGAACCGGTACGCCAGGTGCTGCGTAACTGCCTGCTGTACAACCTGACCATGGGGCTGGCGGTGGACCCCGCCGATGATCCGTTGGACGATATCTTGGCCGGCCTTGCACAGGAGTCTGGCGGCAGCTCTCTTCTTGGTGGGCGCGGGCGGCGCAGCCCTCGGGACGCGGCCTTCATCAATGCCGGGCTCATCACGGCACGCGGGCAGAACGACACCCATCCGGAGGTGGTGACGCATATCGGTTGCGTCGTCATCCCGGCCGTCCTGGCGTTGGCCGAGGCCTGCGCGCCCGAGGACCTATGGGATGCGCTGTTGCTGGGCTATGAACTGATCCCTCGTTTGGCGCTCGGCTTGGCGGATGAGACCAGCCGCCGGGGTTTCCGGGCCACCCCGCTTTACGGAGTGCTGGGCGCGGCCGTGGCCTGCGCCCGCGTCTTGCGCCTGCCGGCGTCCCAGGCCGTGTCGGCCCTGGCCATCGCGGCGCAGCATGCTTCGGGAACCTTGCAGCCCTGGGCAGACGGCTCTCAGGAATGGCGTTTGCAAGTGGCCAAGGCCAGCCGCGATGCTGTGGTGTCGGCCCTGTTGGCGCGTGCGGGCATGCAGGGCGCGCCGGCTTGCCTAGAGGGCGCAAGCGGTTTCTCCCGTGCTTACGCGGGCCGTAGCGCCATGGCGCAGGGAGCAGGGCTTCAGGACTGGCAGCTGCCCCGCATGACCTTTAAACCCTATCCAGGCTGTGCCTTTAATCAGTCGCCGGTGCATGCTTTGCGCGCGCTGTTGGAACGTATCCCTGCGGATCAGGTCGTTGCGCTAGAGGTGGCGATGAATCCGCAGGATGCCGCCTATCCCGGGATTGACGCCTATGGCCCCTTCGCCTCGCCATCGGGCGCCATCATGAGCGCGCCCTTTATGCTGGCGGCCACCCTGCAAGATGGCCAGCCCGGCATGGCGCATTTCACCAGGCAGTTCGCGGCCGGACCCTTGCACGCGCGTTCGGCCATGGTGAGGGTGCGCGCCTGCGCTACCCTGGATCGATGGGCCTGCCGGCTGTCATTGACCCTGGCAAGCGGCGCAGTCTATGCGGGGGCGCATGATGGCAATTTTGTCTTGGACCGCAAGCAGACCCTGGCTCTGTGCCAGGGCCTAGCCCGAGAGTGGCCAGAAAGGCGAGTCAGCGTTGAGGCGCTGGCTGCCGCAGTGGAGCGGGATGCCTGGCAGGCCTGGCGCATCGCCGCGTATGATCACGATGTGATTATCCCGTCTCCCCTTTCATGA
- a CDS encoding helix-turn-helix domain-containing protein, with protein MKTAALPARRWPASRISEARNRVGLPQAEFADLLGVSVRTLQDWEQGRRNPSGAAQTLLRVAILHPETLRDLPPMDEPA; from the coding sequence ATGAAAACAGCAGCCCTGCCGGCACGCCGGTGGCCGGCGTCGCGCATCAGTGAAGCCCGCAACCGCGTCGGCCTGCCTCAGGCAGAGTTCGCCGACTTGCTGGGCGTCAGTGTGCGCACCCTGCAAGACTGGGAGCAGGGCCGGCGCAACCCTTCGGGCGCGGCCCAGACCCTGCTTCGGGTGGCCATTCTCCACCCGGAGACCTTGCGTGACCTGCCGCCCATGGACGAACCGGCCTGA